The following DNA comes from Candidatus Methylacidiphilales bacterium.
CATCGACATTCCTGGGCAAAATCCGGGGAATGTTATCGATGAAGCCGCCGCCTGTAATGTGGGACAGGCCTTTGAATGTCACCGATTTTTCCAGTTTTTTCAACAGGGGCTGGTAATTGACGTGCGGCGCCAGCAGGGTTTGGCCCAGCGTGCGCTTGGTTCCCGGAACAAGATCCCCGACCGTCAACTGCAGCTTCCCAAACAAGATTTCGCGCGCCAGCGAAAACCCGTTGGTGTGCAGGCCCGACGAAGGAAAACCGACGAGCACATCGCCTGACTTGATGGTGGAACCATCTATCGCTTTTTTGCGTTCGACCACGCCCACGATCGTGCCGACGAGATCGTAGTCTTCGCCATGATACACACCGGGCATCTGCGCGGTTTCGCCGCCGATCAGCGCGCAGCCGGCTTCCTTGCACGCCTTGGCCAGGCCGGCGAGGACTTCGTTAAAAACCTTGGGGTCAAGTTTTCCTGTCCCGATGTAATCGAGAAAAAACAGCGGCTCGGCCCCCACCACCGCGATGTCGTTGACGCAATGGTTGACCAAGTCGATGCCGATTGTGTCATGTCGGCCCAGCATGGCGGCCACCTTCAGTTTGGTGCCGACGCCATCAATGCTGCTGACCAGCACCGGGTCTTTGAAGCCATTGAATCCGGCGCGGAACAAGCCGCCGAAGCCGCCGATTTTGCTGAGCACCTCGGGTCGATGGGTGGAGGCAATCCGGGCGCCGATGCCGGATTTGACTTTGTTCCCGAGGTCGATGTCCACGCCCGCGGCGGCGTAGGCTTTTTTGGATTTGGCTTGGCTCATGGAGGCAACGATTTAACAGCGAAGGGCACAAGAGAGGCAAAGAAAATCGTTGAAATCTGGCAAGAAACAGGAATAGCCGGGAATGGACAATGTGTATCTTATCCCACAGGCATAGCTGCATGGCACCTTGCGGGGGGGGGCAAAAGGGAAACGACGCTTAAGTCACCAAACCGATCCCTTATTTTTTACAGAATTGTGATAAAAATGCCATTCCTGCGTTAAATACACAGCCTTGAATTCTCATGAATAAAAACCTGAGGTTTCATGCTTAAGCCAAGTTTTGCCGCCAATCATCCATTCCCTCCGCTTTATTATCGACCTGACTCACGCATGTCCAACGAGTCCCAAACCATGGGACACGGCACACCGCCATGAACTATGAACTTTCAAAACATGTTCAAAAGGAAATGGAACGCCGTGGCATTCCAATGGCCACCCTGCAATCCGTTTTGGCCTCACCCAATCAAAAAGTACCTGAATACGGAAGCATAATGTGCTATCAATCCAAAGTGGACATTAACCAGAAGCCGTATTTGTTGCGGGTGATGGTGAATGAAACCGTGGCCCCGCCCAAAGTAGTGACAGTTTATCGAACAAGCAAAATCGGCAAGTACTGGAACACAGCAATATGAAAGTGACCTACGATCCTGAAGTGGATGTTTTGCGCATCCTTTTTCGTGATGCGCCAATAGAAGAGAGTAACGAGGACAAGCCAGGTGTGATCCTCGACTATGATAAGGAAGGCAACATTATCGGAATCGAAGTCCTCAATGCTTCACAGAGGATTGAAAATCCACGCAAGGTGGATTACGCTGTGACGGCATAACGTCGTCACGCAAGTAAAATGCTGTTGGTAAGGGGCTCATTTTTTGAAATCCGTTCTTGTGATATCTTCATTTAACTCTCCGGCGATTCCAACTGCAGTTTCGACTCTCCATCCCGTAGTTTGAGGATGGTTTTGTCAAAACGGTCCAGGTCGCGGCCGGCCTTTGTGTAGTCGTCCTGGGCCTGCTGGAGGCGCTGGCCGATCTTGCCGAAATCCTCCCTAAAATTCTGGAAATGGCGGTCCATGTCCTGGATGCCTTTGATCAGGGCCTTGGCGTTTTCCTGCATTTCATAGCCCCGGAACGCCAGGGCCACGGCATACAACGTTGCGGCCAGGGTGTTGGGCGAAACCACGCTGATTTTCACCTTCCGGCAATGTTCGATCAACTCGGGCTGCTTCAAAATTTCGTAATACAGGCTTTCGCTGGGTACAAAAAGGAAGGCCTGGTCGGCAGTGCCGAGATCCGGCCGCACATATTTTTTTGAAATGTCCGAGGCCATGGCCTTGAGCACGGCGCCCAGTTCCTTCCGCGCAATTTCCTGCGCGGCCTCGTCGCGCGCATCGTTGAGCAACGCGGCAATGCGGTCCTTTGGGAACTTGGCGTCGATGCAAAGCCGCAAGTCCTTGATGTGGATGGAAGCGTCGGGTTGCAGTCCCTCGGCAATGCGCGGCTGCCACTCGTAGGAGCCCTGCGGCAGAATGTCCTGGAGCAGTTTTTCCAGCGCCGTCTCTCCAAAGTTCCCCTGCAACTTGGGCGAGGCCAGGATGTGGTTCAGTTCGCTGACCTGCTGGCTGACCCTGAGCATTTGGTCGGCGCTCGATTTCATGTCGCCCAGGCTTTTCGACATATCCTTGAACGCGGAAAAGTTCTGCTCCAGGTTTTCCTGCAGGCGGCGTTCGACGTTCGCACGGATTTCCTGCAACCGCTCGCCGGTCTGGACCTGGAGCGACTCAAAACGCTTTTCCATTAGAATCGACTGATTTGTCAGGGAGTCGCCAATGCTCTTGCGCAGCAGCTCGGCGTTGGCGGTGTTGAAGTCGCGGAAGTCGGTTTTTTGGTCGCCCAGGCTTTTTTGGAGAAGTTCGCGGAGTTCCGAGACCTGGCGGCCCTGGTTTTCCCGCAGGCCGGGGCCGAGTCGGAACTGCAGGATCAACAGGGCAATCAGCCCGGCCAGGACCAAAACGAGAAGAGTAATCGCCGCGAATTCCATACATCAATCCTAGCCTGCTTATCTCACACGCGTCATGAGAATTCTCTCCTTTGATTTTTTGCTCGTACTGAAGCCATCCGGCCTCCAGAATTGCAGGTTCACGGAATCCCGCCATGTATTTGCTGAAAATTTCCCACTGCACAGTTTACGAATACTCCACTCCGGTCCAGCTTTTGACCCACAAGCTGTATGTCCGGCCTCGCGGCGGCCACGATATCCGCATTCAATCCTCACTGTTGGAAATTGCCCCTGCCGGACGGATCCGGTGGCAGCGCGATATCTACAGCAATAGCATGGCACTGGTGGATTTTCCGGAAAAGACAAGCCGGCTTTCCATTCTCAGCGAAGCGGTGGTGGAACATTATGAAACTGCCCCGCTGGATTTCCGGGTGGCGGACGAGGCGGCGATTTTTCCGTTTGCCTTTGATCCATCGGAACGGATCGATTTGATCCCGTATGAGATTCCCTGTTTTCCAAGCGACACAAGATTAATGCAGGAATGGGTGCAACAGTTTTGGAAGCAGGGCACCTTTCAGGAAACGTACGCATTGCTGGACCGGATGAACAAAAAGATCGTTTCGGATTTTCGCTATCAAATGCGGGAGGAACCGGGCGTGCAAAGCCCGGCCGAAACCATCCAAAAGCGGTCGGGTTCCTGCCGCGATTTTTCCACGCTCTTCATCGAGGCCTGCCGTTATCTCGGGCTGCCGGCGCGTTTTGTCAGCGGATATCTTCACTGTCCCGCACAGGTGCCTGGCTATGGCTCAACGCATGCGTGGTCGGAGGTCTATCTGCCGGGAGCGGGCTGGAAGGGGTTTGATTCCACCAGCGGCCAGGTGGTCGGGCAGGACCACATCGCCACCGCTGTCAGCCGCCGGCCGGAGGACATTCCTCCTGTTTCCGGAACGTTTTTGGGGCCGCAGAATGTGGCCTCCAATATGTCAGTCAAAGTTGATGTGGTGAGATTGGGAGAAAATTGATGAAACCAAATTTGTTGTTGATCGGCGGCCCGGGCGCCGGCAAGGGAACACAATCGGAACGGCTCAGCCAATGGCTGGGCGTGCCGCATCTATCCACGGGCGAAATCTTCCGTCAGCAGATAGCCCTGGGCACCGCGCTGGGAAAAGAGGCCGCCATCTACATCGACCGGGGGCGGTTGGTGCCTGACAACCTCGCGGATCTGGTGGCCGAGGAACGTTTGGCGCTCCCCGACGCGCAGGACGGTTATGTCCTGGATGGCTATCCGCGCTCGCTGCCGCAGGCGCTGGAGCTGGCGCGCGCCCTGAAACAACGCGGCCACAAGCTGGACGCGGCGATTTATCTCGATGTGCCGGATGAAGACATCATGACGCGCCTGTCGGGCCGCCTGACCTGCCGCTCCTGCGGGAAAACCTGCCATGCCCTTTTTTATCCACCCAGGCAGGCCGGAATTTGCGACGCCTGCGGCGGGGAGCTCTACCAACGTAATGACGATAATCCCGCCTCAATCAGCGCCCGCCTTAGGATCTTTCATGGAATCACGGGTCCCATGCTGGACTATTACCGGGGAAAAGGGCTGTTGATTTCAGTGGATGCCACCACCGGCATGGAAAAGGTCTCGGAACAGATCCGATTCTGCGTCCAGGGCTTGATGCAGCCTGTATCGGCAGTTCCAGTCCAACCGGTATAAAAGGAGTCAGAGAACACATTTCCATCCGCAGATCGTTCAGATTGGCGCAGATGAAAAGCCAGAGATTTAAAACCGGAATAGGTTTCGCCGCGAAAAACGCAAAATATTCTGAATTCTGCATTTTTATTCTCTGAGTTTCCGGCGCCTCTGTGCGTGGTGGTGCGTGGCAATTCAATCGATCCGTTACATCTTGCCGCAAGCCCGCTTCCATGATAAGATGGAACATGCCGTGAACACGCTTCTCGTCTATCCGGAGTTCCCCGACACCTTTTGGAGTTTCAAACATGCCCTGAAGTTCATCGGTAAACGGGCCGCCCTCCCCCCGCTGGGATTGCTCACCCTGGCGGCCATGCTGCCGCAGGCTTGGAAAAAACGCCTGGTGGATGCCAATGTACAGAGACTCCGGGACAGAGACCTGGCTTGGGCCGATCTTGTGTGTATCAGTGCGATGATCGCACAGCGGGAATCAGCCCAAGCGATCATCGCACGCTGCCGCGCCGCAGGTAAAAAAATCATCGCCGGCGGGCCCTTGTTCACCAGTGACCATGCGGCGTTTTCCGGCGTGGATCATTTCGTCCTCAATGAAGCGGAGGAAACCCTGCCGGAATTTTTAAGCAATTTCGAACGAGGCTGCGCCCGTCGAGTCTATGCCACCGACAAATTTGCCGATATGCGCCAAACCCCGGTTCCACTCTGGGAATTGGCGGACATGCGCCGTTATGGCTCAATGAACATCCAGTATTCGCGCGGCTGCCCGTTCGACTGCGAATTTTGCGACGTGACGGCAAAGTTCGGCCATCGGCCCCGCACCAAGCCGCCTGCACAAATCCTTGCGGAACTCGACAGCCTTTACGCTGCGGGCTGGCGCGGGTCCGTGTTTTTCGTGGATGACAACTTGATCGGCAACAAGCATGCATTGAAGGCCGAGCTTTTGCCCGCGCTGATTGCTTGGCAACACAAACGGCGCCACGGCCTTCCCTTCTACACCGAAGCCTCAATCAATCTTGCGGATGACGAGGAATTGATGCGATTGATGGCGGAAGCCGGATTCGACACGGTGTTCGTTGGCATCGAAACACCCGACTCCGCCAGCTTGAAGGAATGCAACAAGCGCCAGAACCAGGGGCGCGATCTCGTTGAGAGCGTGAAACGCATCCAGCGGGCGGGCTTGCAGGTCCAGGGCGGATTCATCGTGGGGTTCGATAGCGATCTGCCGAGCATTTTCCAACGCCAGGTGGCGTTCATTCAACAAAGCGGCATTGTAACCGCAATGGTCGGCCTCCTCAACGCCCTGCCCGGCACCAAGTTGTACGCGCGCATGCAGCGGGAGGACAGGCTGGTCTCCAAAACGACCGGCAACAACGCGGACGGCACGCTCAACTTCATTTCACGCATGCCGGTGCAACAGTTGGTGGAAGGCTATAAAAATATTCTGCGCGGCATCTACGCCCCGCGCCCCTACTATCAACGCATCCGCACCTTACTGAAAGAGTACCGCCGACCCAGGATTTCGGTTTCGTTTAGTTGGCGGCATTTGCTTGCTCTCGCCTACTCAAGCCTGAGGTTGGGCGTCATTGGCCGCGAACGGTTCCAATACTGGCGCCTTCTCACCTGGACCCTGTTTCACCGGCCCGCGCAAATGCAATTGGCCGTGACGCTCGCCATTTATGGACACCATTTCCGGAAATGCTGCGCCGCCATCGGCGTGTAATCGTTGTGTTTTAAGCTCGCACCCGGCGAATCCGTCCGGTGGCAGATTTTTAAGTCTTAAGTTTTAAGCCTCTTTTTGAATTTGTATTCTACTCATCCTGAACGACTTAACGATTCCTCATTAGATAGACCGAATCAAATTCCAACTTCGGGCGTTAAATACCATGAAACTATGAAAATCAAATCCCTTAAACCTCTTGTCACCGCGTCCGCGTGTTTGCTCGGGCTTTTTGTCCTGCAACCCGCCCAGGCGCACGATCATATCGGATTCAGCATCCAAATCGGCGGCCCACCGCCGCCCTGTCCCGTCATTGTCGAACGGCGGTGGGAAGGCCCTTCGCCCGATGCCGTTTGGGTGGAACCCCACTACGAATGGCTCAATGGCAGATGGGTCTGGTTTCGCGGCTATTACATGTACCCACCCCGGCGTGATTGCGAATGGGTTCCCGCGCATTATGAGTATTACCACCATTCCCACTTTTGGGTTGAGGGACACTGGAGAGATCGCTGAGAGCAACCAGGGCTTTGTAGTCGCGCAATATCATGCTTGATCCGTTAAGTGATATCCCAAAAGGACCGCTCCATTCGGTTTGACAGCCCGCAAGGCTGGCCTTTTTATTGTAAGCGAAGCCGGGTTATGGCAGGTTAAAATCATGAAAGGGTTTATTAATGAGGCTGCTACCCGGGCCGTAACCGATGGGGATATACTGGAATGCGCCTTGGAGCAGATGCACAAATACAAGCCCGAGCCCACTTTCTCAAAGACCGTAGTTGGGAGTCTGTCACCAACGTCAACCGGGCAATTTGTGAGAGAGGCAGGGCAGCAGCAGGCCCGAACCCTCAAAGCGATACGGCGGGCCTTACGACAAAGGGGGAAGCGTTGTGCTCCAAAAATCTGACGGTTGCCGCCAAGCAGGAACGCAAGTTTAGCTTACTGCTTCTCAGTCTGTGGTTTTGGACTGCCATATTTTCCGCCCATGCCAATGTAAAGGAACCCGACGCAGGAGATATTGGAAGCGCATTAGCCTACGCCAAGGATTCGGACTTTTTAACAGTCGAATACGTGGCAGTTAACAGCCCTACGGCTAAAGCTGGAATCAAAAAAGGTGATTGCGTTACGGCTATTAACGACATCTCGACACGAGGGATGTCTCTCAAGGAGGCCAGACATTCTATTGATGGGAACATCGGCGGAATGGTGAAGTTGACAGTTCGCCACGGTGCATCGAGAGATGAACAGGTTCCCATTGTACGACAATCCTTTCCCGATACCTATTTGCAAGCAGCAACGGAAGGCGATCCAAGAGCAGAATTCAGTCTGGGGCTCTTCTACCAATTCAGTCCAACTACGACACGCGACCTTCCCAAGGCAGTGGAATGGTATCGTAAAGCGGCAGATCAAGGCTACGACTGGGCTCAGACCAACCTTGCATACATGTACAAGCATGGTTTGGGTGCCCCGAAAGACCTCGAAGCCTCAGCAGCCTGGTATCTCAAGGCCGCAAAGCAGGAAGATGCCGTGGCTGAAACAAATCTGGCCTTGCTCTACTACCGCGGCGAAGGCGTCCACCAGAGTGATAAGGATGCATTCGACTGGTTTTATAGCGCCGCCCTACAGGGGGACTCAACGGCTGAGTACTATCTGGGCCTTCTTTACCGGGATGGTCGTAGCGTGGCTAAAAATGATCGGGAAGCTTTCATTTGGTACTACCGATCTGCGCAGCAGGATAATTTCAGCGCAGAATGGTGCCTGGCTTATATGTATGAAAAGGGGCGGGGCGTGACGCGAAATATTGAGGAAGCGCTAAAATGGTATCATAAGGCACAGATCGGCTTTCCTCAAGATAAACAGCTCAAGAAGGATGTAATCCGTATAAGCTTGAAAGCCTTTTTAGGAACACGCGATTTCACCACTCTGGATCTTTCGCTCATCATGTCGGTTTTCCAGCGAGAGATCTTGTGTGCCTTATTTTTATTGGTGGCAGTTTACATCGTTGGCGGCATCGTCCTATTCTATTTCAGTCTCAGGGTGTCTGACGCCGAACTGAAGCTCCCTCTGGCAATTGGGTGGGTTGTGTTTTATCTGGAAAGCCAAGGGGTCGCTTTATTTGCCGTCTTTATTCATGGGAAATTGCTCACTGCCGACACCCTGATTGCCGCGATGGCTATTTTCAGCGCTTTGCCTGTAATTGCCTCTTCTTGCGTACTCAATCGACGCCACATTTGGAAGGCATCACAGACTCCTTGGAAAACTCTTCTGCTTTATGGCACAGGTTCATGTTTAGCAGCCCTTATCATTGCTCTTGGATATGACAAAATCTATACTTTGATCACTCATTCGTCACTACCATCCCAGGCCACACTAGCCCTTTTCCTCAAGGCGAAACAGGTATCCGCCTGGCTGACCTATGCCAGTATCGCATTGGCCCTACCCGTTGCCGAAGAGGTTATCTTCCGCGGCTATCTCTTCGATGTCTTGAGAAAACATTTCTCGGGGAACATCGTTGTGCTTATCACCGCACTCGCTTTTTCCTTGGTGCATTTTCAATGGCTCTATTTCGTGCCCCTGTTCGGATTCGGCTTGGTACTGGGTTGGGTAAAACTGAAAACAAACTCCCTGCGCCTTCCAGTATTTCTACACGCAATCAACAACGCGCTTGTTCTGGCATTCGCCGGTTGAGCACGCCTCTTGATTGTTTGCGGTGTCTCTACATTCTTGTAGTATAGTGCAATAATAGCCTTGATTATGATAAATATTGCTGTATAAAGCAATTATGCAAACCACCCAGGAGCTTGGGGATTTAGTGGCCCGCCGACGGCACGAGCTCAAATTAAAGCAAAAGGACGTTGCGAATCGAGCCGGACTGACTCCCGGTCTGCTCTCCCGTTTGGAGCGCGGTCATCTGCCTGAGTTTGGCGTCCGCAAGTTGATGGCTCTTCTTGCTGTGTTAGGCCTGGAACTCCAGGCAACTGAAAGTGGAACGGCAGGCAATCTGGACGAGCTGCGCAAGGAGCATGGCGGAATATGAAACTTGCGGTCCATGTTCTGGGGCGGGAAGTTGGCATTTTGGAACCGGTTGGCCGTTTCAAGAGTGTTTTTACCTATCACGCCAATGCCAATCCCGATGACTTCCTCTCGCTGACCATGCCCGTGCGGACGGAGTCGTATCGTTGGGATGCGCCTCTGCATCCAATCTTTCAGATGAACCTGCCGGAAGGTTATCTGCTGCAAGTCCTGCAGGAAAAGTTTGGTCCCCAGATTGGCGCGGATCCCACGGCGCTTCTTTCGGTGATTGGACGCCATATGATAGGGCGATTGCAGGTGGCTGCGCCGGGAGCCAAACTGGATGAACCTCCACAAGCGTTGGAAGTGGCCGACTTGCTGCAGGGCGACAATTCGGAGCGAGCTTTCGCGGAGTTGGTCCGACAACATGCCACAAGCGGTGTATCCGGAGTGATTCCAAAATTCCTCGAAGGCCAGGATGAACCTTTCGGGATTGATGCTTTTAACAAGACCACGCTCTTTACGGGCCGGTATATTATTAAGGGCTCCTCCCGGAATCTGCCTTTTGCAGCTCTGAACGAACACCTCTGCATGCAAGTCGCGGCGAAGATTTTGCCTGCAACGAAAACACAAATCTCCGAAGACGGGAAAGCATTGGTGGTACATCGGTTCGATATCGATGACCTGGGTCATCCGAAGTATGGCATGGAGGATTTTTGTGTTCTACTCGGTCTGCCTTCATCGGCCAAATACGGCACCGCATGGGAAAGGATTGCGAAGGCCATACGCGACCACGTTCCGGGCGTCGGCCGGATCGACGCCTTTCGATATCTCGCGTTGACCTTGTTTTTGACGTATGCGTTACGCAATGCAGACTGCCACGCCAAGAATATCGCGTTGCTATACACCACCCGGGCCGATGTCCGGATGTCCCCGGTTTATGACATGCTCACCACAGTTGTTTATCCCGGCCATCAGGATTCCCCTCCCGGCATTTCTTTCTTGGGGAAGAAGACCTGGAAGCCGGGCAGGAATTTAAAAAACTTTATCACCGCGCAGTTTGGCGTTCCCCTGCGTGAGCAAAATCAAATGGTGGAGGCGGTGAGCGACGCGGTTTCCGACACGGTTCCACTGGTTCGTCAAGCCATCGAGAAGCACCCTGAATTCCGAAACCTCGGCAAACACATGCTGCTGGCTTGGGAAGAGGGTGTTACAGGCCTGCGGGACAAGCGCCTTTATTCCCTGGGAGCATGGAAATCAACAGAACCGCTCAAAGGAATTTCCGACCCACCCAAGCTAAAAAATCCAAAAAAGGTTATCGGTCGTTCGGAAGGTTTGGGACAGCGGTAAGCCCTGGACTGTGGATTTATCACTGCTTTCAAGGTTGCGCCACTTAGTCTTGCCATCCTTTTTAAGTACGGTGTAATACACTCCTGATTATTTAAAGTGATTTTGGGGGTATAGCTCAGTTGGTAGAGCGTCTCGTTCGCAATGAGAAGGTCAGGGGTTCGAATCCCCTTACCTCCATGAATCCTGAAAATCCCGGGCCTTTTTTAAATCACAAACTGTCCAAAATCGCCGTCACCGAGGCGCGCGCTCCGCAGATAACCGTGTCCGACGCGCCGTAGTAAATCGTGATTTGATCCCCATCGACAAGATGGCCGTTCGTGAAAACAACATTGCCGACAAAGCCCTTCTGCTCATATTCCGCGACGGGTTGCATGAACGGCTCTCGGCTGCGCGCAAGCACCCGCGACGGATCGTCCAAATCCAGGAGCAGCGCCGCAAGACAGTAGCGATGGACGGCAGTCGCGCCGTGATAAATTTCAAGCCAGCCTTTCGGCGTCTTGATTGGCGCGGCGCCCGCGCCGATGCGCGCGCTGTCCCATTCGCCGGGGCGCGTCATGGCAATACAGCGGTGGTCGCCCCAATGCAGCATGTCAGGCGAGCGGCTGACCCAGATGAAGTTCCCGCCGGGACCGCCTCCGCTCGGGCGATGCAGCGCATGGTAGAAACCCTTGATCTTCTCCGGGAAAAGCGCGCAATCCTTGTTATTCGGCGGGAAGATCACTCCATGCTTCGTAAAGTTCCGCCAATCCTTCGTCGAACTCATCCCAACGCAGATGCCAAATTCCGATACCGCCGTGTAGGTGAGCCAGTACGTCCCCTCGATAAACTCCACACGGCAATCCTCAATACCGAATGATTCATGGCTGCCCATGCCCGGCAAGGTGGGCCGCTCATCGACAGCAAAGTGTACCCCGTCGTCACTCCATGCCAGCCGCAGATGCGAGAGCGTGGTGAGATAACTGCGGTCCTTGTATTCGAACACGCGCGGATCGGCGGCTTTGAAATCCGGATCGTCCTTGCGAATCCGTAAAATTCGGATGCCACCCTCGCTTTCCGGATCCAGCAACGGCGTGCTCACCCAACCCTCCTCCTGTTTCGGGCGTTCGGCGACACGCAGCAGCAGACCAGTGCGGCCCTTGAAACGGAAGGCGCCGGGATTCAGCAGACATTCCACGACCATGTCCTCGCGGGAGGGCCGCACATCAACCGGGCTGAGAATCGGGTTTTCAGGAAAGCGTTCGACCAGTTCTTTCATGGAAGGAATTCGGTTGTGTTTGTAGATTCAGAAAACCTTGCAAGCGGCGAGTGCCGTGTCAAGGCGACAGACCCAAGGTATCCGCCTCTCATCCTGTCAAAACGTAAAACTTCATTCTATGCCCACCGGCTTGATTCCAGGCTCGCGTACTGCAAGGCAGTGGGTTAAACTATTTCCATGCTGGTTGATCCCATCAAATCAGCGGTTGAAACCTGGGCACAGGTCCCGCGCTACCGCGAGATTTTCAGCGTTCTGTACAAATACGGCTTTGCCGATTTTTTGCAGTTGGTCCACCTGCGTGCGCTTTCCGACCTCCTGAACCGCCGCCTGAGCAAGGCCGACCTGGCGCTGCAACACAAGCCGGCCCCCGTGCGCCTGCGCATGGCCCTGGAAGAACTGGGCCCCACCTTTGTCAAACTGGGGCAAATCCTCAGTTCCCGCCGCGATTTTATCGATGAGGAATTCCACAATGAACTCCACAAATTGCAGGAGCACGTCGCCCCTTTCCCGGGCGAGCAAGCCAAGGCCATTCTTGAGGCGGAATTGAAACAGGAACCCTCGAAGCTGTTTAAAAAATTCCAAACCCGGCCCATTGCCTCCGCCTCGGTCTCCCAGGTACACCGTGCAACGCTGCACACGGGGGAACTGGTCGCGGTTAAAATCCAGCGGCCGGACATCCTGAAAACCATCGAAATGGACCTGGCCATCCTGATGGAGATCGCCCGCTTTCTGGACAAGCATGTGGAAGTGATCGCTGTATTGAATCCCACGGGCATTGTGCGCGATTTTTCAAAGACCATGCTGCGCGAACTGGATTTTTTGAATGAGGCCTCCAACATGCGGCGCTTTCAAAAGCAATTCAGCGACAAGGAATCCATCCGGGTGCCGCGCGTTTATGATGAATTCACCACATCGCGCGTGCTGGTCATGGAATACCTGGAAGGGCTCCACATCGACCAGCCGGAAGCGCTTGTCGATGCCGGTGTGGATCCGGTGGCGCTTTCCGAAACGATTTCGGGGCTCATATTCGAGCAGGTCCTGGAGCTTGGCTTTTTCCATGCGGACCCGCATCCGGGCAACATGGCGGTCATGAAGGACGGAGTGGTGGCCCTGTACGACTACGGCATGATGGGCCAGCTCACACCGGCCTTTCGGGAGGACATCGCCGACCTGTTGATGGGTTTGACCGAGCGGGATGCCCGCATGATCATGTATGCCATCATCGGGATGTCGGAAGAAAGCTTTGTGGAAGATCCCATCCGGATGGAAGCGGACATTGAGGCGTTCAACGAGAATCATTTAAACAAGCCGCTGAAGGAAATCCAGGTCGGCTATGTGCTGAACCGGCTGCTGGATTTGCTGATGACCCATAAATTGCGCATGAAGCCCGCGTTTTATCTGGGCATCAAGGCACTCTCACAAATCGAGGCCATCGGCCTGGTCCTGAATCCCGACCTGAATTTCATCGAGTTGGGCCGTCCCCACGCGACGCGCTTGCTGATGGAGAAGCTGGACTTGCCGCGCCTCTGGAAAGGAGCCGGAAAAATTGTCCTCGAAACCATGCGCCTGCTTGAACATCTGCCGGGCGACCTGAAGGAGGTTTATTTCCGCATGCGCAGCGGGCGTTTCAGCCTGCCGGTGGAGCATAAAATCAATCCGGAAGGGTTTGAACCTCTTCGCAAGACGCTGGATCAAATTGCAAACCGCATGGCCGACGCGATTCTCAGCGCAGCGGTGCTGATTTGTTCCAGCGTGATTATTCTGTCGATGATCCCGCCGCTGATTCACGGGATCCCGCTGCTGGGAATCATCGGCCTGGGAGTGGGCGCGTTCATGACCCTGCGCCTGTTCCTGGCCATCTGGCGCCACGGCGGGTTTTAGCCACGCACTAAATTTTGCTCATCCCTTTTCGTGCCAGTCGGGCGCCTTCATGAATGGCGTCTGTCATGCGATCGCTGGCAAGATCGACAAAGGAAAGGGCTTTCTTTTTCAGAACTTTCCGGCCCTCTTCTGTTTCTTCCTCGCTTTTGAGGATTGCCTTTTTCAGCAGGGAAGCGGCCCTGTCGATCAACACCAGCGCCGGCTTGGAA
Coding sequences within:
- a CDS encoding DUF4258 domain-containing protein translates to MNYELSKHVQKEMERRGIPMATLQSVLASPNQKVPEYGSIMCYQSKVDINQKPYLLRVMVNETVAPPKVVTVYRTSKIGKYWNTAI
- the purM gene encoding phosphoribosylformylglycinamidine cyclo-ligase gives rise to the protein MSQAKSKKAYAAAGVDIDLGNKVKSGIGARIASTHRPEVLSKIGGFGGLFRAGFNGFKDPVLVSSIDGVGTKLKVAAMLGRHDTIGIDLVNHCVNDIAVVGAEPLFFLDYIGTGKLDPKVFNEVLAGLAKACKEAGCALIGGETAQMPGVYHGEDYDLVGTIVGVVERKKAIDGSTIKSGDVLVGFPSSGLHTNGFSLAREILFGKLQLTVGDLVPGTKRTLGQTLLAPHVNYQPLLKKLEKSVTFKGLSHITGGGFIDNIPRILPRNVDAAIRVGTWPQSPLFGLLQEKGEVDREELYQVFNMGIGMVAIVSAKDASQITSKAEAYVIGEIVPGKGKVRLKF
- a CDS encoding DUF2283 domain-containing protein; the encoded protein is MKVTYDPEVDVLRILFRDAPIEESNEDKPGVILDYDKEGNIIGIEVLNASQRIENPRKVDYAVTA
- a CDS encoding transglutaminase family protein: MYLLKISHCTVYEYSTPVQLLTHKLYVRPRGGHDIRIQSSLLEIAPAGRIRWQRDIYSNSMALVDFPEKTSRLSILSEAVVEHYETAPLDFRVADEAAIFPFAFDPSERIDLIPYEIPCFPSDTRLMQEWVQQFWKQGTFQETYALLDRMNKKIVSDFRYQMREEPGVQSPAETIQKRSGSCRDFSTLFIEACRYLGLPARFVSGYLHCPAQVPGYGSTHAWSEVYLPGAGWKGFDSTSGQVVGQDHIATAVSRRPEDIPPVSGTFLGPQNVASNMSVKVDVVRLGEN
- a CDS encoding adenylate kinase, which encodes MKPNLLLIGGPGAGKGTQSERLSQWLGVPHLSTGEIFRQQIALGTALGKEAAIYIDRGRLVPDNLADLVAEERLALPDAQDGYVLDGYPRSLPQALELARALKQRGHKLDAAIYLDVPDEDIMTRLSGRLTCRSCGKTCHALFYPPRQAGICDACGGELYQRNDDNPASISARLRIFHGITGPMLDYYRGKGLLISVDATTGMEKVSEQIRFCVQGLMQPVSAVPVQPV
- a CDS encoding DNA recombination protein RmuC codes for the protein MEFAAITLLVLVLAGLIALLILQFRLGPGLRENQGRQVSELRELLQKSLGDQKTDFRDFNTANAELLRKSIGDSLTNQSILMEKRFESLQVQTGERLQEIRANVERRLQENLEQNFSAFKDMSKSLGDMKSSADQMLRVSQQVSELNHILASPKLQGNFGETALEKLLQDILPQGSYEWQPRIAEGLQPDASIHIKDLRLCIDAKFPKDRIAALLNDARDEAAQEIARKELGAVLKAMASDISKKYVRPDLGTADQAFLFVPSESLYYEILKQPELIEHCRKVKISVVSPNTLAATLYAVALAFRGYEMQENAKALIKGIQDMDRHFQNFREDFGKIGQRLQQAQDDYTKAGRDLDRFDKTILKLRDGESKLQLESPES